A genomic stretch from Flavobacterium humidisoli includes:
- a CDS encoding LytR/AlgR family response regulator transcription factor gives MMSRKVNALLVDDDLKNLELLKHFLIKFCPLVNIIGEANNVKDAIALIENLNPELIYTDIQLDDKNAFDVLDQIKVSGIEVIFVTAYSEYALKALKYNALDYILKPLAIEDIIVATNKAVFKLNEKKRINKLVSRNDEKMLANIGSDDNDAVNGSSYLAISSLNNILIIKKDDILYCKSEGRYTIFFLKNKIEHVSSKNLGEYELILNKKFFLRIHHSYIVNIDHILCINKKQGYYCEMVDGSLLPISRRKKENLLVLLKI, from the coding sequence ATGATGTCTAGAAAAGTTAATGCATTATTGGTTGATGATGATTTGAAGAATTTAGAATTATTGAAACATTTCTTAATTAAATTTTGTCCGCTTGTAAATATAATTGGCGAGGCTAACAATGTTAAAGATGCAATAGCATTGATTGAAAATTTGAATCCGGAACTAATTTATACCGATATCCAGCTAGATGATAAAAATGCCTTTGATGTACTTGATCAGATTAAAGTTAGTGGGATTGAAGTTATTTTTGTTACGGCTTATAGCGAGTATGCCTTAAAGGCTTTGAAGTATAATGCACTTGACTATATTTTAAAGCCCCTTGCTATTGAGGATATTATTGTTGCTACAAATAAAGCTGTTTTTAAGCTTAATGAAAAGAAACGAATCAATAAATTGGTTTCAAGAAATGACGAAAAAATGCTTGCCAATATAGGTAGTGATGATAATGATGCGGTCAATGGTTCTTCTTATTTGGCAATCAGTTCTCTTAATAATATATTGATTATAAAAAAAGATGATATTTTGTATTGCAAATCCGAAGGGAGGTATACAATATTTTTTTTAAAAAACAAAATAGAACATGTTTCGTCAAAGAATCTGGGAGAGTATGAATTGATATTGAATAAAAAGTTTTTTTTAAGAATACATCATTCCTACATCGTAAATATAGATCATATTTTATGCATTAATAAAAAACAAGGCTACTATTGTGAAATGGTAGATGGTTCGTTGCTTCCAATTTCTAGGCGTAAAAAAGAAAATTTATTGGTACTGTTAAAAATATAG
- a CDS encoding DUF1214 domain-containing protein, producing the protein MKAIKSTFLVLCSILSANIYSQHTKKSKDIEKLNTTINTFCKPPKKNTEKLFDPITLPNGKQKVTIDNFVRAETDNYFKIKTNDGCFGKLCHNSGPADVNHQSIIRTNRDTRYSYGIFDLSSPLNITIPDTKGRFVSMMVINEDSYIRVFYEPGNYTLTRENVGTRFIHITVRTLADPNSPEDNKIVTAIQESIVVKQASTGKLEIPDWDEESLTKTRNLLLALAKDLPNSKAAFGTEWEVTQVRQLLGTAGGYGGNPEKDAIYLNLNPPKDDGATAYTLTLKDVPVDAFWSVSLYNEKGYYEVNKYNSYNFNSITSKKNPDGSVTIHFGGDPNQPNFLYIMKGWNYMIRLYRPHKEILNGTWKCPELVEVKP; encoded by the coding sequence ATGAAAGCCATAAAATCAACTTTTCTGGTACTATGCAGTATATTAAGCGCTAATATTTACAGCCAGCATACTAAAAAAAGTAAAGATATTGAAAAGCTCAATACAACGATTAACACCTTTTGCAAACCACCCAAAAAGAACACCGAAAAGCTGTTTGATCCAATTACGCTGCCCAATGGAAAACAAAAAGTAACAATCGATAATTTTGTTCGCGCCGAAACTGATAACTATTTCAAAATCAAAACAAATGACGGGTGCTTTGGTAAATTATGCCACAACAGCGGCCCGGCAGATGTTAATCATCAATCCATAATCCGTACCAATCGTGACACGAGGTATTCTTATGGAATTTTTGATCTCAGCTCACCCCTTAACATTACCATACCCGACACCAAAGGGCGTTTTGTATCGATGATGGTTATCAATGAAGATTCCTATATCCGGGTATTTTATGAACCGGGCAATTATACCTTGACCAGGGAAAATGTTGGCACTCGATTTATTCATATAACCGTCAGAACTTTGGCAGACCCCAATAGTCCCGAAGACAATAAAATAGTCACAGCAATACAAGAATCCATTGTTGTCAAACAGGCAAGTACGGGCAAGTTGGAAATTCCCGATTGGGATGAAGAGAGCCTTACAAAAACGCGTAATTTACTTTTGGCATTGGCCAAAGATTTACCTAACAGTAAAGCCGCTTTTGGCACAGAATGGGAAGTAACCCAAGTACGACAACTGTTAGGAACAGCAGGAGGTTACGGTGGAAATCCAGAAAAAGATGCTATTTATCTTAATTTAAATCCACCTAAAGATGATGGTGCAACTGCTTATACCCTAACCCTGAAAGATGTTCCTGTTGATGCTTTTTGGTCTGTTTCTTTATACAATGAAAAAGGATACTATGAAGTAAACAAATACAATAGCTATAATTTCAATTCGATAACATCCAAGAAGAATCCTGATGGCAGCGTAACCATACATTTTGGAGGAGATCCCAACCAGCCAAATTTTTTATATATCATGAAGGGATGGAATTATATGATTAGACTCTACAGGCCTCACAAAGAAATTTTGAATGGAACTTGGAAATGCCCGGAATTAGTAGAAGTAAAACCATAA
- a CDS encoding antitoxin VbhA family protein yields the protein MSKEAKMMFWVESELQTKFFNIAFLEDRSAAEVLREFMKSYINQSYQHNNNNPVDTPPVNTNLINDLTPDPEYRYNENGISPKKPSDEALELARRIINGEIDLPEFVQTKHIPEPVTDNNNKEECKSIVSPSVAPINLGYKPSKEELEQARRFLNGEIKVSEFIIK from the coding sequence ATGTCAAAAGAAGCAAAAATGATGTTTTGGGTCGAATCAGAATTGCAAACTAAGTTTTTTAATATCGCTTTTCTGGAAGATCGCTCTGCTGCCGAAGTGCTCCGTGAATTTATGAAATCCTATATTAACCAATCGTACCAGCACAACAACAACAATCCTGTAGATACCCCGCCTGTAAATACCAACCTTATAAACGATCTTACTCCCGATCCCGAATATAGGTATAATGAGAATGGTATCAGCCCGAAAAAGCCATCTGATGAAGCATTGGAGTTAGCACGCCGAATTATCAACGGTGAAATTGATCTTCCTGAGTTTGTTCAGACGAAACACATTCCAGAACCAGTTACTGATAATAACAATAAAGAGGAATGTAAAAGTATTGTTAGCCCTTCAGTTGCACCTATCAATCTTGGCTATAAGCCGTCTAAGGAAGAATTAGAGCAAGCCCGTCGATTCTTAAACGGTGAAATCAAAGTGTCGGAATTTATTATCAAGTAA
- a CDS encoding ArsR/SmtB family transcription factor, whose amino-acid sequence MAKSLLFDAETEEVGEICKALGHPARVQIMTLLWKKNKRTCGEIVDLIPLAQSTISKHLLELKKANLVTIHYKGKKTIYSIEVNTINVLKNYLKSYLSTIEIPEEKKSTVLTTTYRVRGRNSHFKQYNYQFPHKNQNSRV is encoded by the coding sequence ATGGCAAAATCCTTACTATTTGATGCGGAAACAGAAGAAGTAGGCGAAATCTGTAAAGCACTGGGTCATCCTGCTAGAGTTCAGATTATGACTCTTCTGTGGAAAAAAAACAAAAGGACATGTGGTGAAATCGTTGATTTGATTCCTTTGGCACAATCTACAATATCCAAACATTTGCTAGAACTAAAAAAAGCAAATTTAGTTACTATTCACTATAAAGGAAAGAAGACTATTTATTCTATTGAGGTAAATACGATTAATGTTCTAAAAAATTATTTAAAAAGCTACCTTTCAACGATTGAAATTCCTGAAGAAAAAAAATCGACTGTTTTAACCACCACTTATAGAGTCAGAGGAAGAAATAGTCATTTTAAACAATATAACTATCAATTTCCTCATAAAAATCAAAACAGTAGAGTTTAA
- a CDS encoding T9SS type B sorting domain-containing protein: protein MILKNSYFKTITNALFCGSFFAVSNLYAQCDVNTVNNDFEEPLVSISAEMVAQANVPGWKTTAPDGIIEFWKNGSMNGTAYSGNQYIELNAYFQAGVYQDYDSAKNKLFNFSFAHKGRAGRDEMVLKAGPPGGPYTIITTASTDNVAWKVYSGNYTVPLSQNTTRFIFEAIKSFTNDPTVGNFLDAINFASALKAPIVSGDLNVCSGNSATLKAVGEIDSEIKWFDSQGNILYIGETFITPIIISDTKFKVMQINSKGCQSSLEDVEVKLKIKKQIIADNAFSIKQLSSESGIDLIVESTNWEKKENLFYQLDDGDFTSSNKFFNVPPGIHKVTIQYSGSCEDYNEKVLVIHYPRFFTPNGDGYNDIWDITKFENMPTLKNLSIFDRFGKLVKKNNSYGIGWDGNYNGVAMPSSDYWFIFEYTHDGSSKIIKSHFALKR from the coding sequence ATGATATTAAAGAATAGTTATTTTAAAACCATTACGAATGCTCTTTTCTGCGGAAGTTTTTTTGCTGTTTCAAACCTGTATGCGCAATGTGATGTAAATACCGTAAATAATGATTTTGAAGAGCCCTTAGTAAGTATTTCTGCTGAAATGGTTGCTCAAGCAAATGTTCCTGGATGGAAAACTACTGCTCCGGATGGTATTATCGAATTTTGGAAAAATGGTTCTATGAATGGCACAGCATATTCAGGAAATCAATATATAGAGTTAAATGCATATTTTCAGGCAGGTGTATATCAGGATTATGATTCCGCTAAAAATAAGCTGTTTAATTTTTCTTTTGCCCACAAAGGCAGAGCTGGAAGAGACGAAATGGTTCTAAAAGCTGGTCCTCCAGGAGGGCCATATACAATTATTACAACCGCATCAACTGATAATGTGGCATGGAAGGTTTACAGCGGAAATTATACTGTCCCCTTGAGCCAAAATACCACAAGATTTATTTTTGAAGCCATAAAATCCTTTACCAATGATCCGACAGTTGGTAATTTTTTGGATGCGATAAATTTTGCTTCAGCTTTAAAGGCTCCTATAGTATCAGGTGATCTAAACGTATGCTCTGGCAATTCGGCTACATTGAAAGCAGTTGGAGAAATTGATTCGGAAATTAAGTGGTTTGATTCACAGGGCAATATCCTGTATATTGGAGAAACTTTTATTACGCCAATTATAATTTCTGACACAAAATTTAAAGTGATGCAGATTAATTCAAAAGGATGCCAGAGCAGTTTAGAGGATGTGGAAGTAAAATTAAAAATTAAAAAACAGATAATTGCTGATAATGCCTTTTCTATAAAGCAATTAAGTTCAGAATCAGGAATCGATCTAATCGTTGAAAGTACGAACTGGGAGAAAAAAGAGAATTTGTTTTATCAGCTGGATGATGGAGATTTTACTTCCTCGAATAAATTTTTTAATGTACCGCCTGGTATTCATAAGGTTACAATACAATATAGCGGGAGCTGCGAGGATTATAATGAAAAAGTTTTGGTAATCCATTATCCCAGATTTTTCACGCCCAATGGAGACGGATATAATGATATATGGGATATAACAAAATTTGAAAATATGCCTACTCTCAAAAATCTTTCGATTTTTGACAGATTTGGAAAACTGGTAAAAAAAAATAATTCTTACGGGATAGGATGGGATGGAAATTACAATGGGGTAGCAATGCCTTCAAGTGATTATTGGTTTATATTTGAATATACCCATGATGGATCTTCAAAAATAATTAAATCACATTTTGCTTTAAAACGATAA
- a CDS encoding amidohydrolase has product MKNLILLLAFSIVMVSCREKAAKSDNAGKLLSISTVYYNGDILTMEGENATYAEAVVVKDGKILFVGKKDEAMQQAGEGHTMVDLEGKTMMPGLIDPHLHPNLGAMILNTKFVTPFDWVFPWGNVKSVRGHEAFIAKVKEYEAELKEPKEPLVVWGFMEPFHGDISRKELDGISATRPIMIWQYSAHVMWLNTAGLKYLNITEKETKGNSQIDYAAGKFVEAGFFNVVVPKWAPTIRNDEVMKTNMLKLRDLVHMGGLTTIGDMGTGSSGELWGDFKYMKNNLENDKTPFRMQFTPDVNTLNLVNGGDFEKTFADVKEFGKKTSPHIIIEHAVKLYADGAFFGQNFQVLPPGYMDGHSGEWIMTPENLNKAMKFWWNKGYPIHIHCNGSMGLETILDELEKLQKELPQLKQRLTIEHFGESKPEQSARIAKLGAVVSANPYYLYSMGDKYASNTVLGQQRGSEMVRLGSLVKNKVKFALHSDFTMAPIQPLLLAWIATNRVTADGTLMAPQERVSAYDALKGITIDAANLMQLDKITGSIKVGKKADFVILAENPLKIDPIKMKDIKVLETVFEGKSFPLKE; this is encoded by the coding sequence ATGAAAAACTTGATTTTATTGCTTGCTTTTTCCATAGTTATGGTTTCTTGCAGAGAAAAAGCAGCAAAAAGTGACAATGCAGGCAAACTTTTATCTATCAGTACAGTATATTACAACGGAGATATTCTAACCATGGAAGGCGAAAACGCTACTTACGCCGAAGCCGTAGTCGTAAAAGATGGAAAAATATTGTTTGTAGGCAAGAAAGACGAAGCCATGCAGCAAGCCGGCGAAGGCCATACTATGGTCGATTTAGAAGGAAAAACAATGATGCCGGGTCTGATAGACCCGCACTTGCATCCCAATCTTGGCGCTATGATTTTGAACACCAAATTTGTCACACCTTTTGACTGGGTTTTTCCCTGGGGCAATGTAAAATCCGTGAGAGGACATGAAGCTTTCATAGCCAAGGTAAAAGAATATGAAGCTGAGTTAAAAGAGCCTAAAGAACCTCTTGTTGTTTGGGGTTTTATGGAGCCTTTTCATGGAGACATTTCACGTAAAGAATTGGATGGAATTTCTGCTACACGACCAATTATGATTTGGCAATATTCTGCACATGTAATGTGGCTGAACACCGCAGGTTTGAAGTATTTGAATATTACCGAGAAAGAAACCAAAGGAAACAGCCAAATTGATTATGCTGCCGGAAAATTTGTAGAAGCTGGATTTTTCAATGTCGTTGTTCCGAAATGGGCACCGACCATTAGAAATGATGAAGTTATGAAGACCAATATGTTAAAACTTCGTGATCTTGTACATATGGGTGGACTAACTACCATTGGCGATATGGGTACAGGTTCATCGGGAGAACTTTGGGGCGATTTTAAATACATGAAAAATAATCTGGAAAACGATAAGACACCTTTCCGTATGCAATTTACCCCCGATGTAAATACATTGAACCTGGTAAATGGCGGTGATTTTGAAAAAACGTTTGCCGATGTAAAGGAGTTTGGCAAAAAGACTTCGCCGCATATTATAATAGAACATGCCGTAAAACTTTATGCTGATGGTGCATTTTTTGGTCAGAATTTTCAAGTTTTACCTCCAGGATATATGGACGGGCATAGCGGCGAATGGATTATGACCCCTGAAAATTTAAACAAAGCCATGAAATTTTGGTGGAACAAAGGCTATCCTATCCATATTCATTGCAATGGCAGCATGGGATTAGAAACCATCTTGGATGAACTGGAAAAATTGCAAAAAGAATTGCCACAATTAAAACAAAGACTCACCATAGAGCATTTTGGAGAATCTAAACCTGAACAGTCTGCCCGTATTGCAAAATTAGGAGCGGTGGTGTCTGCTAATCCCTACTATCTCTATTCTATGGGTGATAAATATGCATCCAATACTGTTCTTGGCCAGCAAAGAGGTTCAGAAATGGTTCGTTTGGGCTCATTGGTTAAAAACAAAGTGAAGTTTGCCCTGCATTCCGATTTCACTATGGCTCCTATTCAGCCATTGCTCCTGGCTTGGATAGCAACTAATCGTGTAACGGCCGATGGAACTTTGATGGCGCCTCAAGAAAGAGTATCTGCTTATGATGCATTGAAAGGCATCACGATTGATGCGGCTAATTTAATGCAATTGGATAAAATTACGGGATCCATAAAAGTGGGTAAAAAAGCGGATTTCGTCATACTTGCTGAAAACCCTTTAAAGATAGACCCTATAAAAATGAAAGACATTAAAGTGTTAGAAACTGTCTTTGAAGGCAAATCATTTCCCTTAAAAGAGTAG
- a CDS encoding DUF1214 domain-containing protein, with the protein MKILTSILLSSCIVLFTSAYSQNTNKSKTIEKLSPTINTFCKPPKKNTEKLFDPITLPNGKQKVTIDNFVRAETDNYFKIRTNDGCFGKLCHNSGPADVNHQSIIRTNRDTRYSYGIFDLSSPLNITIPDTKGRFVSMMVINEDSYIRVFYEPGNYTLTRENVGTRFIHITVRTLADPNSPEDNKIVTAIQESIVVKQASTGKLEIPDWDEESLTKTRNLLLALAKDLPNSKAAFGTEWEVTQVRQLLGTAGGYGGNPEKDAIYLNLNPPKDDGATAYTLTLKDVPVDAFWSVSLYNEKGYYEVNKYNSYNFNSITSKKNPDGSVTIHFGGDPNQPNFLYIMKGWNYMIRLYRPHKEILNGTWKCPELVEVKP; encoded by the coding sequence ATGAAAATCTTAACATCTATCCTTTTATCATCGTGCATAGTATTATTCACTAGTGCTTACAGCCAGAATACTAATAAAAGTAAAACAATTGAAAAATTGAGTCCCACAATTAACACCTTTTGCAAACCACCCAAAAAGAACACCGAAAAGCTGTTTGATCCAATTACGCTGCCCAATGGAAAACAAAAAGTAACAATCGATAATTTTGTTCGCGCCGAAACTGATAACTATTTCAAAATCAGAACAAATGACGGGTGCTTTGGTAAATTATGCCACAACAGCGGCCCGGCAGATGTTAATCATCAATCCATAATCCGTACCAATCGTGACACGAGGTATTCTTATGGAATTTTTGATCTCAGCTCACCCCTTAACATTACCATACCCGACACCAAAGGGCGTTTTGTATCGATGATGGTTATCAATGAAGATTCCTATATCCGGGTATTTTATGAACCGGGCAATTATACCTTGACCAGGGAAAATGTTGGCACTCGATTTATTCATATAACCGTCAGAACTTTGGCAGACCCCAATAGTCCCGAAGACAATAAAATAGTCACAGCAATACAAGAATCCATTGTTGTCAAACAGGCAAGTACGGGCAAGTTGGAAATTCCCGATTGGGATGAAGAGAGCCTTACAAAAACGCGTAATTTACTTTTGGCATTGGCCAAAGATTTACCTAACAGTAAAGCCGCTTTTGGCACAGAATGGGAAGTAACCCAAGTACGACAACTGTTAGGAACAGCAGGAGGTTACGGTGGAAATCCAGAAAAAGATGCTATTTATCTTAATTTAAATCCACCTAAAGATGATGGTGCAACTGCTTATACCCTAACCCTGAAAGATGTTCCTGTTGATGCTTTTTGGTCTGTTTCTTTATACAATGAAAAAGGATACTATGAAGTAAACAAATACAATAGCTATAATTTCAATTCGATAACATCCAAGAAGAATCCTGATGGCAGCGTAACCATACATTTTGGAGGAGATCCCAACCAGCCAAATTTTTTATATATCATGAAGGGATGGAATTATATGATTAGACTCTACAGGCCTCACAAAGAAATTTTGAATGGAACTTGGAAATGCCCGGAATTAGTAGAAGTAAAACCATAA